The genomic region AGTAGCCAGATTCAAAAGGCCACATAGTATACAAGTCCATTTATATGCACAAAGGTAGAGGGTTAGGAAGCAGGTCAACGGTTGCCTAGGGCTGAGAGTGGGAGCGGAATTAATGTAAGTGGACACAGGGATCTTTgtagggtgatgaaaatgtcctaaCACTGGATTATGGTGATTGGTTACAAAACTCCATAAATTTACTCAAATCTCTGAACTGTATACTTTCGGTGGGTGAATTTTAAGGCATGCatgttatacctcaataaaagtgTTATAAAAACAGAGCTGAACAGCTCTAGTGCCAAGCCATTCTATGCACGGCTGAATGATGCATGGGGGGAAAGGAAGGTGGTAGCCTTAGCAAAACACAGGTGTTGTTGCAATAAAATATCCAATGTGACTTATCCTATCAATCGCATCCAGTTCTAAAATCTAACAGCAGTCAGCTTTACCGGGTTTCACAATCCTAAGAGGACAGCGCGaatattatccccactttacagacgagAAAACGGAATCTGAAAGGGAAAGCAGCTCACGCGAGGACCCACAGCTACTCAGTGGCAGAGCAGGGACTGGGACGTGGGCCTGCCTGATTCGGAATCTGTGTTCTGTGCCACTGCTCCCTACCCTCCTCCACCTACCGCCTTCCCCCTGGCTCTCTGGCCCCCAGCAGAAACGCACAGCACTGCTCAGGCAAGCAGAGCAAGGATGCTAAGCTGTCTTATCTTGCTGGAGCAAACACAACCTTTTACTTAGGTCTCCAGCACCAATGCTCCCTGGAGCCCCCCTAACCACTGATCAAGAAAGGCCTTGATGCACGTAAGCAGCACATTTGGGTGAAGGCACTGGCGCCAGCTTCCGCCTGGAACGCGTAGTTCCCAAAGCCTGTCTGAGTGTCCCGGGGATTAGCAAAGATGAGCCAACACTCAGGGGTAGAGACGACCTTAGGTTCAGCCACAGGCCTGCCCAGATGAACTGCTCACTCAAGCTTTGCATCGGAGCTGCGGTTTCCAGGGAGCACTCCACGCCGGGCCCTACAATGCCACCCTGTCCTCCTGGCACACCGGTCTGGCAGGGAGCTGGCAGCAGCCTCCTCACCTCTGGTCCGTGGCAGACAGAGCTCACTGTTCCCCTCTGTCTCGTAGCATTACCCGTCCACTTCTGCCAGGCCAAGGCACGAAGAGGCTGTGCAGCCGTTTCGATAACATTTTCTGAAGGCTGCCTGGCAAGCCCACGGAGGCCTAAGAGTGTGCGTGTCTCTGAAGGGAGTGGACCCCGCACGTCCAAAGTCTTTCCTGTGATAAGCCCAGGCGTTGGGCACACTCAACAGGGCGTCTCCTCTCCCCTTGTCCCCTCTACTCCAGACACACTGGCTTCTTGCCGCTACTCAGGTGCATGTCCTcctgctggttttttttttttaaatctgtaccTGAGTAGGATATGTTATTTATTGATATAGAGACAAaggcggggagaggagggagagagagaagaaacattgatcagaccagcCACCCCTCACACACGCCCTGACAGGGgtcgaacccaaaacctagatatgtgcGCCCTGACTAAGAAGGGAACCACAGACCTTTGGAGTtaaggacgacgctccaaccaagcCAACGGCCAGAGCCTCCAGCTGGCTTTTTGCAAGTACTGCCCTCACTCCTTGGAACAGTTCCCCAGGTAccatcttcttccttctcttaccttcctcaggtctttgctcaaatgccACCTTTTCAGGGAGGCCTTCCTGACCACCATTTAAAATTGCAACCTCCCCCCCAGCACTCCCTTCCTTGTTCTGCCATATTTCCCCTAGCGTCTACTCCCATCTGTCATACTACCTATTTCCCTATTTGTTCATCTCCCTCCCCCAGGGGTGTGCTAGGAGGGGAGGGAGTTTGCCTTTTCTAGGTCTGTCTCTATAGTGCCTAGAACAGAGCCTGACACAGACTAAGTGCAACCACTATCTTAGAAGGAGCAATGCAGACATTAAGGGAGATTTTGTCAGAGACCAGCTGGGACTTCTCAAGCCTGCTCAGAGGTGGCACCAGCCAGTCTAGGAAAAACCAGGAAGGAACTGTCAACATGCCACATGGAGACAGCTGTACCAAAACACAATCCATGCCTCCCCCACACGTCTGCACAAAACTGCACTGCGGGTACCTGCAGGTGCTGGTCCATTCTGCACTACCTCGTGGGCCAGCTTCTTGGGAGGCCCTCTGAAGTCTAGGTGGGCGACCCCGCTGGCCGGGCGACCATGCTGGCTGGAACATAAGGAAGGCATCTCAGATGTCGAGTGAGAACGGGGTGGATGTCGGTTCTGGAACAAACTGTCATGCTGCAGGAACTCTGAAGAGGTGATGTCAAGTGCATGGTAAAGGATGAAGCCCCGACAGAGCCTGGTCTGGGCACAGGCAGGTGGCAGGAGAATTGGCCACACATGCCTGAACCCAGCTCTTGTCCAGGCTTAGCTCACATCACTTAGCACTGTTCCTCTCCCTGGTCCAtagcttcctccccccccccccgcccccccacttgGGCCAGGACTGTTGAGCTCAGCCATGATGACGAGCTTCACATCCAAGCTGACAGAAGCCCTCTGCCCGTGGTCACTCCATACAAAGAACGGATGCCTGGTCAAGGGCGGAGGGGTGGTAGGCAGTTTCTCCCAGCGCATTGCTCATTCTGCCCGCTATAAACCAGATCCCTTTCCCAAGCTGAAGGCAGTAGAGGGGGAACAAAACCACGGGCGTTAAAAGCACAGTGGTGTCAGacaccgtggttttgaactccagTCCGCCATCAAGTAGATGGATAATCTTGGGCAATCTCTTtacctctctgaccctcagtttccttatctgtaaaatgggctaacAACGGTATCAGCTTTGTTGGGTAGTTGTGAGAATTAAGCAGAATTCCTATGTGCAAGCCCAGTTCCTGGCAGGTGGTTAAGTGTTCCATACATGTTAGATCTTATTGCTGCTGTTGttataaaataaaggaagagagggaggaagtcaACCCCTAGCTACCTGCTGCCGACAGCTGAAGACCTCCAAGGTTATGAGTCCCGAGGCAGTGAATATGCTGGTAATTAAGGCACCAGAAAGGCAGCCTTTCTCCTTTGGGCTTCAGAACGGTGCAGGCTCAAGAAAAACCAGCCTGAAAGGAAACTTCTCAGTGACCATGGGAATTATTCCAAAGAGGGGCTGTCAGGGCTAAAAGTGTGActctggagggggaggagaagaggcccCAAAGCCACCAAATCCCAGAGTTTATAATTAGTAGCCCAGCATCCTCTGTGCCTGCACTGGGGCCTACCTGGCTCAGGGGGAAGGGCACACATAGTCGTACAAAAACAACCCCCCAGTGGGTTTTTGAAGTGCTGAGCCTCTTTGTTTGTCTGAATTTTAATGAGGGGCCAGGCAGGATGAGAGCAGCCCTCACTCCCTGGCCAGGAGTGGGCTTCGTTAGCTGCCAGCCCGCACGGCCCGATCCAAAGCGGCATCTAGGAGAGGCGGGCCCTCAGATGAGATGTcttggggaggaagagagaaaaacaaaaactaaagatGCCTCTGTTTAGAAAAAGGCTCGGGCTCTGCGCCAGATCTAGGGCATGTTGGAAACAGGCGGGGACGCTGCGTGGGGGAGCCATGGAGACAAGCAGCTGCGTGTCtgaaagggcagagggaggccggGCTCCCTAAGAAAGCGCTTCTGTGGAAGGCTCGGGGCTGCCACGCTGGCCCCTGCTTCTGAGAACCAGGAAGGAGGCTCTGGGAACCTGTGGCAGAAGGAAACATGCTTTGGGAGCCCCAGGCACAGGTTGCGGGAAGAGGGTGAAAGGGGAGTGCTATCAGAAAAGCCACCAAACCCCAATGTGAGGAAGGGGTCACCTTATCACACCCACTTCCTGCTGTGTCTTCAGCTAAGCTACCTACAAGCACGAAGGAGACAGTGTAACTTCACTAATTCAACGGAAAGTCCACAGTAAGAAAGGTGTCCCGCCAGGCCACCCAGCAGGCAGCCGCTTGCAACCCCCATATCCCTGGGCCCAGGTGCTTACAGGTAGATGCTCCAGGGAACTGCTGTGGCCTCTGTGCCTGAACAACTTCGAGGAGGAGTGTCATTCCTTCTCTCCCTGATCTAGCTTTCCCTCATGCTCTTCCACAGTGGGCagagctcccataagattgtTTAAAAGCTGCTTCCTTCATCTCCATGAATCTTTCCAAGAGGGCGCtgcaaagaaatggaagagagagccacagaaaaaaacaatttagccctggccggctgctcagtggttagagcactggcctgcggaccaaagggtcatgggttcgattccctggcaagggtacgtacctcggttgcaggttcctcggCCCCTGTGGgggcatgtaagggaggcaaccaattgatatgtctctctcatgttgatgtttctctctttctctctctccccacttccctcccttctactctctcgagaaatcaatggaaaaaatatcctctggtgagaattaaataaaaatttttttaaaagaaaaaagcaatttaTTACAACTGAAAGATCAATGCAGTCTCctgaaaataagtatttttattacaaaatattcCATATGAAAATTCTAAGCTCTTTGCAAGCTTTTTTAGTTTTAGgcttattgcattttttaaaaagtccaaagtGGACTTTAAAAAGTCCAAAGCGGAGGTTATTCTGTGCAGAGAGCGTGGTCTGTTGCCCCCAAGGGCTCAGGTGTGTGCCGACTGCCCCACGGGGTCCTCCTTCTCTGCCTGCAGCAGGTCTCACTCGGTGAGAAGCTCTGAGGACACCTCGGTGTACAGATGGTCCCAGTCCCAGCCGACGTCCTCCTGCCGAGAGAGGTACCGCTAACTTTCTCGGGACAAAGGAAGACCTTTCCCTGCAACCAGAGCCCACCGCCCAagcccagcagccagggaggcaggggtCAGCCTGGGGAGCCAGCTGGTTAGAGGAATGACGCAgctgagagagcaggaagctgctACTGCTACGTACTTCCCGAACTTCCTGCTCTGGCGCAAGTACTTTGGTGAGGAGCTTCAAGTCGATCGCTCCATCCtgtgaatgcaaaaataaaataaaaattttttaaaatggatgtgCATTTCGAGGAGCCTTTAGACAATTAACTCTTGTAAAGTGAAGAGGATCAGGTTGGGTGGGGTAGACTTCCCAAACCCAGAGCTGCAGGAATGCTTTCTGAAAGAGTAAGAATGCGAGTGGACCACACAGCCACTGAGGGAACGCCACGATACCCCGCAGGCTGGGCATTCTTTGGGGGAAGGTCAACATCAGGAGGGCAAGGCATGGCAGCAGCCTTTCTCTAGGCCTGCGTATCTATTGACCCCAAGTGGGCGGCCATGGAAGCAGGTGGGAGCTGCGCTGGAAAACACTGGAATGTGTGGCCTGCAATACCCAAGGACAATGCCTCCAGCAAAAGGACTGTTGCCAGGCAACCTTAGAGGCCCCTGGAGGAGATGAGAAATCCCTGGGGATGCTACCTGGAGCCCGCCCCTCTATGCAGGAGCCGCTCCACTCACCAGGGTCTGAAAGGCTGCGCACTTCATGAGGTCATTGTCCAGGTCACGGTAGGTCATCACCCGGTTTACCTGGACGCTGCAGGAGAGAGAATGTGAGGAACAACCACAGGCAGGACCAGTTCCAGGAGTGCTGCTGGGCCACTGTCCACAGAGCCTCCTAGGCAGCTAGGGAAGACCACCCTGGGAAGAAAATGTCTAATAAAATGGGAACCCTGGGAGGGAGCCCCCCACCAGCATCTGGGTCTGCACTGGGGGGCAGCACCACTGTGGGTGGCATTTGAAGTGTATTAGTTCAcatgttccctgcctccctccagctTCATACCTAATTTAACATACCTGGGAGGGGCTGCCACCTGCAAAACAAAGTCTTCTTCCTGTACTTCTTCCAGATCCGGAATAACAGGAATATCTGCAATGAGAGGAGGCAGCAAAACTGTCAGCAGCATGAAGAGGGATCTTGCCTGCTTCTTCATGTATTACTTATTCCTTCAA from Eptesicus fuscus isolate TK198812 chromosome 5, DD_ASM_mEF_20220401, whole genome shotgun sequence harbors:
- the IFT43 gene encoding intraflagellar transport protein 43 homolog isoform X2, which codes for MPPTGDGACNPGICPWLELDPGPFSLQANALSTEQNRQVSGRKAFEDMEDHRLRPKSLDGSDDGGDIPVIPDLEEVQEEDFVLQVAAPPSVQVNRVMTYRDLDNDLMKCAAFQTLDGAIDLKLLTKVLAPEQEVREEDVGWDWDHLYTEVSSELLTE